A window of the Candidatus Bathyarchaeia archaeon genome harbors these coding sequences:
- a CDS encoding DUF4430 domain-containing protein translates to MIHKKNIWVWISLGLLCLLIVSLYMAATYYSEGERYKRLYEQYKSLYEKIVEEYENIMARMIKVNVLIDYGNGTSEYHNEILVQRDSTLFEVMKRIAKIDYITSEYGVFITHINGVGGETGKYWLWYFLNVTSGEWEMLWESCDKHIMQDGETVAWNYTASWG, encoded by the coding sequence ATGATTCATAAAAAGAATATATGGGTATGGATCTCGCTCGGTCTTTTATGTCTCCTAATAGTATCCTTGTATATGGCTGCAACCTATTATAGTGAGGGCGAGCGATATAAGCGCCTTTATGAGCAATATAAAAGTCTCTACGAGAAAATAGTGGAAGAATACGAGAATATTATGGCGCGAATGATAAAAGTTAATGTTTTGATCGATTATGGAAATGGGACCTCAGAGTATCATAATGAAATCCTAGTTCAGAGGGATTCTACGCTCTTCGAGGTGATGAAGAGGATAGCCAAAATAGACTATATAACTAGTGAGTACGGTGTGTTTATAACGCATATAAACGGTGTAGGGGGAGAGACAGGCAAATATTGGCTATGGTATTTTCTAAATGTTACTTCAGGAGAATGGGAAATGCTTTGGGAATCATGCGACAAACATATTATGCAGGATGGAGAAACCGTGGCATGGAATTATACAGCGTCCTGGGGATAG
- a CDS encoding PhoU domain-containing protein, translated as MELRKVQMTRGGTFFVTLPKEWAISNGISRGSVVASLITPDGKLIIDPKYQVEPAPKAVVIKPSPFLNREIISKYLLGYDIISVETKDRITPEQRDIIKRALSRLVGLEIIEENYGKIVMQCLLEPSALSPEKILRREHLITSSMYRDAVTALLDRDVQLAKNVIARDNEVDRLYFLLVRVLRTIIQNPGLSEKLDIHPIDCLDYRLVASLIETIADLSLQIAEYAIKFEGLELSSEISKALYDLYKIIHEAYENAVTSFLSRNISLAESIRDKEPLIKELSRKIESLSDTLPMERTQNLITVLFLLSRIYDNSVDISDLTTSKYP; from the coding sequence ATGGAGCTTCGAAAAGTGCAAATGACGAGGGGCGGAACTTTCTTTGTAACATTACCTAAAGAATGGGCTATAAGTAATGGTATAAGCCGCGGGTCGGTTGTTGCGAGCTTAATAACGCCTGATGGAAAACTTATAATTGATCCAAAATATCAAGTTGAACCAGCGCCTAAAGCGGTTGTTATTAAGCCAAGCCCCTTCCTTAACCGTGAGATTATTAGTAAGTATCTTTTAGGTTATGATATTATAAGTGTTGAGACTAAAGATCGAATTACTCCAGAGCAGAGAGACATTATTAAGAGGGCGCTATCCCGCCTTGTAGGCTTAGAGATAATTGAAGAGAACTATGGCAAAATAGTTATGCAGTGCTTGCTTGAGCCTTCAGCTCTCTCTCCAGAAAAAATCCTGCGCCGTGAGCACTTAATTACCTCAAGTATGTATAGGGATGCTGTTACAGCATTATTAGATAGGGATGTCCAATTAGCAAAGAATGTTATCGCTAGAGACAACGAGGTTGATAGACTTTACTTTTTGCTAGTTAGGGTTTTAAGGACGATAATACAGAACCCTGGTTTAAGTGAGAAGCTAGACATACATCCAATAGATTGCTTAGATTATAGGTTAGTAGCAAGTTTAATCGAGACGATCGCGGACTTATCATTGCAAATAGCTGAGTATGCTATTAAATTTGAAGGCTTAGAGCTAAGTAGTGAAATCTCAAAAGCATTATATGATCTCTACAAAATCATACACGAAGCTTATGAAAACGCCGTCACATCTTTCTTGTCACGTAATATCTCCCTAGCGGAATCTATAAGAGATAAAGAACCATTAATTAAAGAATTAAGTCGTAAAATTGAATCTCTATCTGATACGTTACCTATGGAAAGAACGCAGAATTTAATTACGGTCCTATTCTTGTTAAGCCGTATATACGATAACAGCGTTGACATCTCGGATCTAACGACTTCTAAATATCCCTAG
- a CDS encoding DNA-directed DNA polymerase II small subunit: MLELNENIRKAVSLIIESGYQIDREAFELLKKISQKIDLDFIVKSIIDEVNSLPEKPLLITREILEGKIKEKNILEEAITAPAVTGKGSFQQYAKNIESDLKVISDPTNKISATGSLEDCIEYFRSRFRKISRIIRSRVDSKDAGSIEDALKTPENSRIKIICMITEKRETKRGIFFKVEDLENQAVVFVPIENHSAYSKAQRILLDQVICVNALHGKNDLFIAEDLIFPDVPLKKPNKSSVPVCAVLLSDLHVGSKMFMEKEFRRFIRWLKGEIGGNSLREIASRTKYLIIAGDIVDGVGIYPKQFEELEIKDLYRQYEKAARIIEEIPEYIEIVVIPGNHDATRRALPQPAILREYAEPLYDLGRIKFLGDPSVISLHGISILISHGRSLDDVISSIPNMSFQEPDEAMKILLQCRHLAPVYGMKTLIASEAVDHLVIEHVPDIFHAGHVHMMKYSIYRNILVVNSGAWQEQTEYQKEMGHIPNPGIVPIVNLQTLEVTPINFTSI; encoded by the coding sequence ATGCTGGAGCTTAATGAAAATATTAGGAAGGCTGTTTCATTAATAATTGAATCCGGATATCAAATCGATAGAGAAGCCTTTGAGCTCCTAAAGAAAATCTCCCAGAAGATTGATCTAGATTTTATTGTCAAAAGTATTATTGATGAGGTCAATTCTCTTCCGGAAAAACCTCTCCTGATAACTCGTGAAATCCTAGAAGGCAAGATTAAGGAAAAGAATATTCTTGAGGAAGCCATCACCGCGCCTGCTGTAACTGGGAAGGGAAGTTTCCAGCAGTATGCTAAAAATATCGAGTCTGATCTAAAAGTGATAAGTGATCCAACTAATAAAATAAGTGCAACCGGATCATTGGAAGATTGTATAGAATATTTTAGGAGCCGCTTTAGAAAAATAAGTAGAATAATTAGAAGCCGTGTAGATTCCAAGGATGCTGGCAGTATAGAGGATGCATTAAAGACTCCAGAAAACTCTCGAATAAAAATTATTTGTATGATAACTGAGAAGCGCGAAACTAAACGTGGAATATTCTTTAAGGTTGAAGATTTAGAGAATCAAGCAGTCGTATTTGTACCAATAGAAAATCATAGCGCATATTCAAAAGCTCAAAGGATCCTTTTAGATCAAGTTATCTGTGTAAATGCTTTACATGGAAAAAATGATCTGTTTATAGCGGAAGACCTGATTTTCCCAGATGTTCCATTAAAGAAACCTAATAAATCATCTGTGCCAGTATGCGCTGTTCTTTTATCAGATCTACACGTTGGGAGTAAAATGTTCATGGAGAAAGAATTTAGGCGATTTATAAGATGGTTAAAGGGGGAGATTGGTGGAAATAGCCTTAGGGAGATAGCAAGCCGCACTAAATATTTGATAATAGCTGGAGATATCGTTGACGGTGTAGGAATCTATCCTAAGCAATTCGAGGAGTTGGAGATAAAGGATCTCTATAGGCAATATGAGAAAGCTGCTAGAATAATTGAGGAAATTCCAGAATATATTGAAATAGTTGTTATACCAGGCAATCATGATGCCACCAGAAGAGCGCTTCCTCAACCAGCCATACTGCGGGAATATGCTGAACCATTATATGATCTTGGAAGAATAAAATTTCTAGGAGACCCATCAGTCATAAGCTTGCATGGCATAAGCATTCTCATATCTCATGGACGAAGTTTAGACGATGTGATCTCATCGATCCCAAATATGAGCTTTCAAGAGCCAGATGAAGCCATGAAAATTCTACTGCAATGCAGACATTTAGCTCCAGTTTATGGAATGAAAACCCTAATAGCTTCCGAAGCTGTTGATCATCTAGTTATAGAACATGTGCCTGACATATTCCATGCAGGGCATGTGCATATGATGAAATACAGTATTTATCGAAATATACTTGTAGTTAATTCAGGCGCATGGCAGGAGCAGACTGAGTATCAAAAGGAGATGGGGCATATACCTAATCCAGGTATAGTCCCGATAGTGAACCTTCAGACTCTGGAAGTTACTCCAATAAACTTCACTTCAATCTAA
- a CDS encoding ORC1-type DNA replication protein: MEEQENILDKVFAQFLKGSRIFRNREVLRHDYVPDNLPHRKEEILRLGEITAPALRGSPCSNVLIYGKTGTGKTAVVKFVLNKIAQKAKEISSPLKVCFVNCRLAGTEYRVLATLCSSIDIKVPFTGLAVGEIFDRFRKNLESQGIIFLVALDEIDALVKVRGDTLLYELTRINESLNNSKVSIIGISNDLKFKEFLDPRVLSTLSEEEIVFKPYNADELQDILVERSKIAFYDGVLTEGALKLCAALAAAEHGDARRALDLLRVAGEIAERRGDKKITEIHVRDAQERIEHDQVYESIKSLPTHSKIVLLSVYFLSKFDSNRSVTGDIYNLYSELCEQLGISPLTQRRVSGLINELDVMGLLNSRVVSLGRYGRTKKISLGVSRKVIDEVLSEDERFRSIMNYKPKYIFSSSSK, translated from the coding sequence ATGGAAGAACAGGAGAACATCTTAGATAAAGTATTTGCACAGTTTCTTAAGGGATCAAGAATTTTTAGGAATAGAGAAGTTTTAAGGCATGATTATGTTCCTGATAATCTCCCACATAGAAAAGAGGAAATTCTTCGCTTGGGTGAAATAACTGCTCCAGCCTTAAGGGGCTCACCCTGCTCTAATGTTTTAATTTATGGTAAAACTGGTACTGGAAAAACAGCTGTTGTTAAATTTGTACTAAATAAGATCGCTCAAAAAGCTAAGGAAATAAGTTCCCCCCTCAAAGTCTGCTTTGTAAATTGTAGGTTGGCTGGAACGGAGTATAGGGTTCTTGCTACTTTATGCTCAAGTATTGATATTAAAGTTCCCTTCACAGGTTTAGCTGTTGGCGAAATCTTTGATAGATTTAGGAAAAATTTAGAGTCTCAGGGCATAATTTTTCTTGTTGCATTAGATGAAATTGACGCACTCGTTAAAGTTCGCGGCGACACGCTATTATATGAACTCACCAGAATAAATGAAAGCTTAAATAATAGTAAAGTGTCAATTATAGGAATATCTAATGACTTAAAATTTAAGGAGTTTCTTGATCCAAGAGTGCTAAGCACATTAAGCGAAGAAGAGATTGTTTTTAAACCCTATAATGCTGACGAACTTCAAGATATTCTCGTGGAGAGATCTAAAATCGCATTTTATGACGGTGTGTTAACTGAGGGGGCTCTTAAACTTTGCGCTGCCCTAGCGGCCGCTGAGCATGGTGATGCAAGGAGGGCTCTTGATCTTTTGAGGGTTGCTGGTGAAATAGCTGAGCGGAGAGGCGACAAGAAAATTACAGAGATCCATGTGCGTGATGCTCAAGAGAGAATCGAACATGATCAAGTTTATGAAAGCATAAAAAGTCTACCAACTCACTCGAAAATTGTTCTTTTAAGCGTATATTTCCTCAGTAAGTTTGATTCAAATCGCTCAGTAACTGGCGATATATACAATCTTTACTCAGAACTCTGTGAACAATTAGGTATAAGCCCATTAACACAGAGAAGAGTGAGTGGACTAATAAATGAGTTAGATGTTATGGGTCTCTTAAACTCACGTGTAGTGAGTCTCGGACGATATGGACGAACAAAAAAGATAAGTCTTGGGGTTTCACGAAAGGTCATCGATGAAGTTCTCTCTGAAGACGAGAGATTCAGAAGCATAATGAATTATAAACCTAAATACATATTTTCTTCTTCATCTAAATAA
- a CDS encoding helix-turn-helix domain-containing protein, whose amino-acid sequence MEIFIMILYAILFSVTSLFLLIYLRRLKDIALEYERAKKILDDIIFSFNKDIQRQEERIQEIAKNYEDLSLKRTKEIEEINSAILDIKGKLENLSSYREVSSAEFTNLKNRVDDLITKYNEILEKIGEIEKTIREKEMEHKKEVKKEEGEIKSSTLIGESATLVSLTETELKVLEILAKEGEKTVSEIKDRIKLTREHTARLMKSLYTRGFVERREDRTPFVYRLNKEMEEILKSLKPNP is encoded by the coding sequence ATGGAGATTTTCATAATGATCCTTTACGCTATCCTTTTCAGCGTTACTTCCCTGTTTTTGCTTATTTATCTTAGGCGGCTAAAAGATATAGCCCTAGAATATGAGCGGGCGAAGAAGATTCTTGATGATATTATCTTCAGCTTTAACAAAGATATTCAGCGACAGGAAGAAAGGATCCAAGAGATAGCCAAAAACTATGAGGATCTCTCTCTTAAAAGGACGAAAGAGATCGAGGAGATAAACTCTGCTATTCTGGATATTAAGGGCAAACTAGAGAATTTAAGTAGCTATAGGGAAGTCTCTTCCGCCGAGTTTACAAATTTAAAAAATAGGGTTGATGATTTAATTACCAAGTATAATGAGATTCTAGAGAAAATAGGTGAGATTGAGAAGACTATCAGAGAAAAAGAGATGGAGCATAAGAAAGAAGTTAAAAAGGAGGAGGGTGAAATTAAGTCATCTACGCTAATAGGGGAAAGTGCAACTTTAGTCTCACTTACCGAAACGGAGCTAAAGGTTTTAGAGATTCTGGCAAAAGAGGGAGAGAAAACGGTATCTGAAATAAAGGATAGAATTAAATTAACAAGGGAGCACACAGCCCGTTTAATGAAAAGTCTCTATACGCGTGGTTTTGTGGAGAGAAGAGAAGACAGGACGCCCTTCGTCTACCGACTTAATAAGGAAATGGAGGAAATTTTAAAGAGTCTAAAGCCTAATCCTTAA